A genomic stretch from Candidatus Thermoplasmatota archaeon includes:
- a CDS encoding 30S ribosomal protein S24e produces MDIEIVGKKENALIGRTEVQFRILHTGAQTPKREDVRDKLAAILNAKKQNIVVDNMESTFGHGETTGYAKVYPSVEALSKVEPLHLLKRNKLEEHAPKKRKESQPAPAAKKAAAPRKK; encoded by the coding sequence ATGGACATCGAAATCGTCGGAAAGAAGGAGAACGCGCTCATCGGGCGCACGGAGGTCCAGTTCCGGATCCTCCACACGGGCGCCCAGACGCCGAAGCGCGAGGACGTCCGCGACAAGCTCGCGGCCATCCTCAACGCGAAGAAGCAGAACATCGTCGTGGACAACATGGAATCCACGTTCGGCCACGGCGAGACCACGGGCTACGCGAAGGTGTACCCCTCGGTGGAGGCCCTCTCGAAGGTCGAGCCCCTCCACCTCCTCAAGCGCAACAAGCTCGAGGAGCACGCCCCGAAGAAGCGCAAGGAAAGCCAGCCGGCGCCGGCCGCGAAGAAGGCCGCCGCGCCCAGGAAGAAGTGA
- a CDS encoding 30S ribosomal protein S27ae — MADKKGGAKGGAKGAPAKTAAGKRGLYKIEGGKLVRARKACPKCGPGVFLAEHKDRTSCGNCGYTEFKAKAA; from the coding sequence ATGGCTGACAAGAAAGGTGGCGCGAAGGGCGGCGCGAAGGGCGCCCCCGCGAAGACCGCGGCGGGCAAGCGCGGCCTCTACAAGATCGAGGGCGGCAAGCTCGTGCGCGCGCGCAAGGCGTGCCCGAAGTGCGGCCCCGGCGTGTTCCTCGCGGAGCACAAGGACCGCACGAGCTGCGGCAACTGCGGCTACACCGAGTTCAAGGCCAAGGCCGCTTAG